The genomic segment AGTAACTTCTGAAAAGTTGTTCTCTAAACGAAAATTACTTTCTGCTAtcttaaaatcactttttttaagCTTATACAAATGTTCTCAAGTTCTTTCACTTTTCTTTAATGCAAGAGGCAATAACTCACCTATTTCCTTCCATCCACCCAGGAAATGGTTCACTGAAAGTGCTCTCAATGACACTTGGTCTCATTACAACAACTGGAATATCCCCTCTCAATTTGTCAATCATCATTTCTCCCATAGCCTTTGTGAACACATAAGTATCCTGCCACCCATATCTTCTGGCCCTGTGTTGGAAATAACTCAACAATCAAACCAGATTCTGAATTTTAAGATCAAAATCTAAATAGGAGAGTGAACCCTTCTGTTTCTTTCTACTGTTTTTCTTGATCTTAtcacaaaatgataaaaattgcAAAGGTAAGACAAAAGTTGTTAATAAACTGTCTGCGACCATAGTTGTGCTGTAATTTTAAGGTTTTTGGAATATCCACAACAGTAATAGTAGTTGCATCAGTTTCATTTATCTGTAACTTTTTGTAGCATATGTGATTGCAATGAAACCACAACAACAGTTTAAAAGCTTCATAAGGACACTGAATACCTCTCTAGACcaatctccttcatcttctgaGCTAGTAAGTTGTCTTCAACATCCCCTTTGTAATTTGAAACCAGATTTATTTCTCCTTCAACGTCCAGTGTGGGAATGTATTTTGGTGAAACTTCAGATatgaatttttcttttgctATGCACTGTCCAATGCTAAATGGTCTTTCCATGATCCTACCTTGCCTTTGTCCATTGACATATGCTGTAAGATTACAAGAAagattttttcattttggtatATACATGTAAATCATACACAGCACATGCATTTGATTTTTAAGCTCTTTGTTGTATTTTTACCTGTCGAAACATGGAGAAAGAGCTTAAGCTTCTTGCACTTTTTGGCAATGTTCATAAGACGGCATGGTCCTATGGTGTTTATGTTGATAGCAGTGTCATATCTGATCACATCAGTCAATGATTAGACAAAGAACTTATCATTGGTGGGGAAGCTTATGGAGAGTATTAGAGGGTAACCTTTCATCAAATGTTGTATTAGCTGCAGAATTTACAATGACATCTACCTCCTCTTCAATAACGTTGGATATATCTTCATCTAGTCCAAGATTATGCTCACAAATATTGCCTACAACAGGAACTAGCTTGCTCAACATAAAGGCTTGGTACGATTTTCCATGGACTTGTTGAAGGCATCTGAAAAGGTCTGTATTTATGATCTAAACCACACGAACAAAATATCAATGAGATCATGAAATGAAGCCATGTACTTTGACAGATGAAAGCTGAAGAAACAAGAGCTTGTTGGCATGACAACATTTTCTACTCATTCCTATattcaaaactacaaaaaacATCATCTTATTTTCTGGTTGTTCTGTATTTCCAAAGAATCATATAGAAACAGCAAAAACATGACTATTTCATGTACAAATCTTGAAACAAAGCGAAATTAAAATACCCTTTTTGTAACTATGTGTgaaaatagttttttcttttttctctgaATTTCTAAAAAAACCTTACTTCATTTTGCAATCTATCCATAGCAGCTTGCTTATTCTTCGCCTTGATCAGAAGGTACATTTTTCCCACGTCTGGTTCTGTCCTTAGAATCTTCTCAATAAAAACTGAATCAAAGCACACAAAATGTCACTATATATCATAGTCAAAGCAATTAAACCACTGAAGACTCTAAAGATCCTTAGCATATTATCTCCacaaatgattatatttaacaTACGTACCTTTGGCTAGAAAACCAGTTGCCCCAGTAATGAAAAACTTCTTCCCTCTGAGAAATTTGACAATGCCTATTCCATCTTCCAACCCTATCAATGTTGTTGGTGCACCATAAGGCATCAAATCCTTCACAACAATCTCTGCCTGATTTTTCCCATTTTGTGACAAGACCAAGCTCCCTGCCTCCATCAGAGTTGCAGCAGTGTTATTATCTGTGCCAACCAATGATGATCTTTCTGTCAACACAGAAGAAAAGCCAGAGGACTTGATCACATTCCCTTCCCCCTGGCAGTACACAACACTTGTTTTCCTCCTTGAAGAGTACCACACACTGTTTTGTGGCACTTCAATGAGTTTACTGAGCAAACTTGATGAATAAGAATAACCTATGGACAAGACCCCCATGACTAGCAGGGAAAACAAGAATCAGAGTCCAGAGCAAAAAAGGAAGTGATTTCTAGATGTTGTGCAGTTAAAAGTGGTTGACTTGAACTGAACCAAAAAGAAAAGCTAGTAAACAAACTGAAGTGTATAAGATAACAGAAGGGTTTGGTTGGTTTGGTGCACAAAAAGAATGAATGCAGGGAAAAGAAAGGTAGGGTGGATTTAAGGATGAATAAGATGAGAGTTAGGTGcttatataatattgtttttgtgaaatgaaagagatgaaaaaaCTCTCTTTTTGCCTCATTGTTACACCTCACATCACATGCAGGCACCTAAAGCTTAGAAGAAGGAAACACTCTTTGTTTCACATGTTTGattttttctcttcttggtAAGTGGTGGTTTTCTGTGATCTATGCTTTGGTAGAAAATGTAGCAGAAGAAAGGGTGTGACAGTGTGTGAGACACTCGTTTTGGTTTTGTTTCCTCTTTAGACTTAActatatttttgtctttttgctTCTTCTGTTTTTTCACATATGTAATCTTTTAGAGATAATCATCATGTTGGATCATACACTaaatattaaaccttttttgCATTATTTGTTACtttagatttttacttttttcaaatttgatctttttcaaatttgatctttttcaacttaaatattgattattaatGGATgatataatacataaaaaaacaaattgaagctTTAAAATGGGTAAGATTTGACATGCCATCTTGAAAAAATGCTTTTGATGAGAACTAAGATGTACCATTTttgtaatatgttttataatcaccaaatttgtaatatttcaaccttttatacaatattttgCCAAATTCTACCTTAGCatcattatattttcaaaattacatataaatgcAAGAACTGCATGTTTATACTTTATTACTAAACCAAAGTTTAATActgtaatataaataaaatatgactaAAATCAAAAGCGCGTTTGTAGTCCAACGGTTAGGATAATTGCCTTCCAAGCAATAGACCCGGGTTCGACTCCCGGCAAACGCAATTTttcaaaacacattttaaagtggtttaattaatgtatttttaatttaattttttatctaatttttttctttctaaattgtTTGATTCAGTACAATTAAGAAAACTATAAAACCATGAAATCTATTTGATATTTAATGgattataatgaattttatgtttatttatcttGAATTATAATTTCTATAACAGAAATTTGCTTTTACGTgagttttacaattttaaacaaaaaaagtaaataacacATTAAATTACATATCTACTCTAAAacattaataaagttttatCTAGTATACGACTCTATTCAATGTTTGATAGGCtgaattaatcaattatataaattgGATTATACGAGTTAATggttaaaatatgttttagttcgttaatttttttttaattcctcaaattggaaattaattttttaatttcaaaaaatattgttttaataatcAAGAACTAATGAGTATGACTAACGGACGTGTACTTCACAAATTATGTGACGAAAATAAGATGagaacttttgtttttttaatttttttttgtctaaaatactttttaatccttcaaattttggttaaattttgttttaatcttctaaatttaaaaattgtatttttagttccgtagatttaaaatttacttcatcAGTTTCTCAATTTGAAAAAGTACATTAACATGCTTAActtaagatttaattaaaaattttcatcttaagtataaaataaatttattatatttcctTCCATTTTTTCCTTTAACATACTTTTGATAGAATAATTACtactgtaaaattaaaataaagaatgatacaaaatatttttgtaagtgATTTACTTAGTCTCATAATAATAttgatgatattatattttaggaGAAGGacattaaaaaagatatttattgtataataaaattaaaaagtgatttCTTTTCGAAATAATTTGATCTTACTGCACTGTATTCTAAATGGGAAAAACAATCcttgtaaatttaaatatctaCTTATGTGATCTATAAACTTATCTCTAAACATATATTCTAATGTTCTTAGAATGAAAATCAACCtatataactaaatattaaaaaaattatgcctAATTTTCACTATTTAAGAAttgatatgatttatttttacagaaataattaatatgattgACGTTTTGATAAGACTTCTCACTAAAAGCAATAAGGTGAGTTTGGAATGTGGATATTTTTTCACTCATCTTTACTGAATATCCAcccataaaataaataaagttaatggTACCATTTTCTTTCATGTGTGTCTATctatctaaatatatatatatatatatatatatatatatatatatatatatatatatatatatatatatatatataatataatataaaaagtatatataatattaaattatacggttacataattttaaattatatgtaaaacGATGCTTAAATTCTATAGAATCACAATAGTGTTATATAATTCAATggttattgataaaaaaaaaatcaataattgaaaattggattgatttattGATTAAGCATTATACAATCGTTATTATAGATGGCATATGAGTTTTATTCCTATAACAAAAACGCCATACCCAATTTAACCtagtttttttaagttaaaataataatcaataaaaaatgacCTAAGTAATTAACTTTCCCAAGAGATATGTGGTGTGGTTTGTGTTACTTTTGCAATTGTTTAATCACTCTTTGACTAACCAATGAggtttttctttgtaattaaTGATGTGTCAAAGTCATTGCAGAGAGCAGATGAGATTTTGCAATCTCATAATGGTCAATGGGTGTTGGCCATAGATTGAGGAAAAGGACTGCGATTTAAAATGAACCTAAAAAGGAGACTTATGACTTTAAACTttgggagttgctccctccaccaccaccaacagcTCCCTGTACCTCCCCATATTTTATTTGCCCTTTTATaaaatggatgtcaacatccgttttaccttcagcggatgttgacatctgtaatatccatttacatattttatattttagtttattatttttattttaaaaaaaaaacttcaacggatgtggtCACATCCGtccgtttaatagatttttaaaaagttttttatttattatttaaataataatatataaattaaaataataataattattttattaaataaaataaaattaatttataaataattaaataataatttttaaaaaatcaaataatatttatatattaatttaaaatataaaaaattaaaaaactaaaaactaaaacctaaaaaacaaaaaaaggcaaacggatgtcgccacatccgttaacggatgtggcacatccattttcatatatttataaaaaaaaattaattattatttaaataataatacataaattaaaattaataataattattttattaaataaaataaaattaatttataaataattaagtaataattttaaaataattaaattatatttatatattaatttaaaacaaaaaagataaaaaagctaaataaaaaacaaaaaaagcaacggatgtggcacatccgttttaatatatttataataaattttttaattattattaaaataataatacataaattaaaattaataataattattttattaaataaaataaaattaatttataaataattaagtaataattttaaaataattaaataatatttatatattaatttaaaacaaaaaaaaataaaaaaactaaaaactaaaaaacaaaaaaaggcaacggatgtcgccacttccgttaacggatgtggcacgtccgtggaagaattttttcttcaacggatgttgacatccgttgaagaaaaaaggtggggtgtaggatattttaaaatataaaggatagttttggaattttaaaaaaatgtggtggtgcagggagcaaagtggggtggtgtagggagtaaccctcttaAACTTTAGTTAACAAGCTTGTAACTTTGGTGAAAAATGttcatatttgttatttttttataagagataattagttttaaatttgtgtCTAGAATTGATGTtttgtatgtattttttatgttaataaatatatattatattaaaatatatttaaagatatattatattaaaagatatttacaAGTTGAGAAagaaatgataatatttttaagttaatatatatatatatataaagagtaaattttgtaaaaatacaaaagatatAACATGTGAAAAAATATGGAATAAACTTcctaaaaatacaaagaataaattatacaaaaatacgttgagtatatttattataaatacaaattaaggTATAAATATATTGGTTTAATGTGTATTGCTAGATTCGTATGATCAATATATCGAAAAGTTCATctaatatttaatgttagattcgtctaattaatatatgaacaCATGTAAAACCCGAGAAAATGTAGAGCTGGTAAATAAGACTTGTGTATGTTTTATTAGAATTTGCATGAGTTCACAAGATATGGTGTAGCTTAGTTGGTGAAAGCTCTTTGATGGACTACGTGGTCACTTGTGCAAGTCTTGAGTAGAACATaaagttttatgttatttatttattttgttgatagaAGTGCAACACATCTTAAGAAGAATGTGAATTCAAATCTTAGGGAGAAAGGTTTATGGAAAACCTTTgcttttatttagaaaatagaaCATAGCAAACCAATTGAGATATTATAGGAAGCATTGAGTAAGtggtttattttagttataagagaatttattttaagaaaaaaaaagttttattgaattagaaaaaaaaaaagagagcatAAAAAGAGAGACACGTAAAaattgagagaaagagaaatagaGCATTGTAGAGGGATGGAAGATGAGAAAGGAATTTTTAGATAAGATAGCATAAGTGTGAGAGTTTATGGTTGAttaatttgatattgttaaagtCCTAGAATTGACCAATGAGAAGTTGACCTTAATTAGTGTATTTATAGTTTCATCTtatgtgtattgttagactcgtataatattttttgcaaTACTCGTCTATTAAATGTATGAAAAATCTTTTTTGATGTGTATTCTTAAACTCGTCTAATTAATGCATTTACAAATTCTTCTAATATGTATTGCTAGACTTGTCTCATAAGTATATGACACACTCGTATACTACTAGATTTGTCTAATCAATGTTCaaactcgtctaatgtgtattgcaaGACTCATCTAATCAGTGAGTGAACAgactcgtctaatgtgtattaatagactTATATAATCTATGTAAGAAAGAACTTGCTTTTTTAAACTCGtctaatatatttaatagacttttctaatcaatatatgaaaTGTCTCGTTTAATGGTTTTTGCTATACTTGTCTACTAATTGTATGGATAAACTCgtttaatgtgtattgttatatttgtttaataagtACATCGATAGACCTACTTgatgtttttttgttatatttgtttaatcaaTGAATGAAATTACTCGTCTAATTTGTTTGTTATACTCATCTAATTAGTATATAAACGACtcgtctaatgtatattgttaaatttgtctaatgttttttgttatactaatctaatcaatatataaatagattGGTATAATGTGTATTGCAAGACccgtttaataatttttgttctattcgtttaattaatgaataaaatgaCTCATTTAATGTTTCTTGTTATACTTGTCTAATTAATGTATAGATAGATTAGTGGACTTGTCTAATTGTTTTTCCTATACTTATCTAATTAGTGTATGGACAACATTGTCCAATGTGTATTGTTAACctcattataaattttttttataatcatctAATGTGTGTTTATAAACTCATCTAATCAATATAGGTTTAATGTatgcttttatatttatttaatgacaatataaatacataagtgatatattttaaaacaagaaGTTTGTTAGcttttacctttttgttttgGTCTTACTaagattattacattttgaaattaaaaataataaaaaataaattaaaaaaatttaaaaccaaaattataatattaagatctatgattttttattacaaatatattttttaaacatttgaaataaaGTATTAAGTAAATTACAAATGATAATATTAAGTaatgtaacttttttattacaaatatatattttaaaccttaaaataaattattaaatacaatattttaatttattctattttaaatataattatttaaaatcttatatggagttttatatacatatatcatTAATGCTCATctttattagataaaattaatttaatttttacatactaaaaagaaaaataatatttatattattgttcaatataaaatataaatatatttttttattggtaaattttttatgataaaattattttatgagtttattttatattttattatcaataaacatatattattttttaaataaatattattttaagaaataaaaataaaatatattttttataaatttaattttattaaatgattaagtaattataaatcataaagtaatattttaaatataaattattctttaacgtaataaatatattgaaaatatataagaaattttttttagtaatagttaaaatgtgtgtaagcatttatatgtttattttaaaaaagttatttatatgtttattttaaaaaaattatttatatgtttattttaaaaatcaatttactttaaaagtaatttttaagaATACAATAGGGATTAAAGtgtatattttcaatttattatttgaaagaaaTTGACGTAAGAAattctatttgttttataaggataaaaaaaattgattgacaAAATAATTTTACCTTTAGATAACAGTAAGTTTGTAGAAGATTAGactgtcaaataaaaaaaatatcaaataaagcAAACAATTAAATAGTGTTAGTTATTATTGGAAGTCTCCCATTaaagataaaaccaatttataatatatgaatcATCTTATAAATGGATtggattgagttaggtttaaagttcacttattaataattatatgagTAAGTTactatttttgtattaaaaatttgtaatattaaaaatagttcTGTGATTTAGTATATTAATTTaagtgataaattttaattgttgatcttgacatatatttttaaacatatttatcatcatcattattattaaaattaaactattagATATAATTGACGTTGTAGATATTGatttaaagattttaaatttcataaaataatcaCATTTGTGCTTTTTTATactacaaatataatatatatatatatatatatatatatatatatatatatatatatatatatatatatatatatatatatatatatatatatactttaactctttgaaatgaattattaaatacagcctttatacataattttatttagacaTTATTagtgtaattatttattaggtaatatcaatttaaattttacatactaaaataaagagaatattcaataatacaaatatatatattataatttaatataaatattttttattattgatagtttttaaaacattaaattatttttttaaatgattatattttacaaaataaaattaaaataaatttttgaaatttaattttattaagtgactaagtaatgaaatatcataaaagaaaagaaaatagtgtagaaaaaataattaatatgacaaaatattaaatgacaaaaaaattcgcAATGAAGATTCTTATCAACagaataaacataaataagaaggtaatttttctaatatcatcttttattatattataatagataataaatattagtttaatttttacataataaataatgaataattgattaacaaaaattgttttctctttaaataattaattaagtacAAACATGTGATTCCAATTCATTACTTGATATGTTGAATCAGTGAGTTATCTAAAATAGACAAtgagttaaaataaataaatttattttcttctttttaagatataaatgcatgattatgaatatataaaatattagtatttcttctacaattttatatatataactattttataataatataagacAGATTTATATTATCAAGTAGCGTTTGTAGTCCAACGGTTAGGATAATTGCCTTCCAAGCAATAGACCCGGGTTCGACTCCCGGCAAACgcattttaattattgttatgttttttttatttatctaattgCAAAATTATTTCCTTtactatatattaattattattgaatttctTTCACTTGCTTTATACGTGTCTCATACCCCTTTGTCCTTcaattcttctatttcaaatatttcactccttttattttttttttatgttggtgATAAGTGACTCCTAAAACATTCTTATGTaagtattaattaatatatctcAAACTAATAATAAccatcttttaataaatttattatatctcAAAATCAATCTTCTtacttttgtttaaatttaaatatttttatctaattgGAAAAAATTCCCTttactatatatttattattatttaatttctttcacttttatacTATCTTTCATACCCCTTTGTCCTCCCATCTCTTCTATTTCAGATATTTCTCTCCTTTCATTTAGGTTGGTATATGTCTCCTTCAcaatgttttttcatttttttatattcgtGATGAGTGTGTCCTAAAACACTTTTATTTAAGTACTAATTAATATATCTCAAACTAATAATAACcatcatttaataaatttattatattat from the Vigna angularis cultivar LongXiaoDou No.4 chromosome 3, ASM1680809v1, whole genome shotgun sequence genome contains:
- the LOC108325586 gene encoding fatty acyl-CoA reductase 2, chloroplastic, which translates into the protein MGVLSIGYSYSSSLLSKLIEVPQNSVWYSSRRKTSVVYCQGEGNVIKSSGFSSVLTERSSLVGTDNNTAATLMEAGSLVLSQNGKNQAEIVVKDLMPYGAPTTLIGLEDGIGIVKFLRGKKFFITGATGFLAKVFIEKILRTEPDVGKMYLLIKAKNKQAAMDRLQNEIINTDLFRCLQQVHGKSYQAFMLSKLVPVVGNICEHNLGLDEDISNVIEEEVDVIVNSAANTTFDERYDTAININTIGPCRLMNIAKKCKKLKLFLHVSTAYVNGQRQGRIMERPFSIGQCIAKEKFISEVSPKYIPTLDVEGEINLVSNYKGDVEDNLLAQKMKEIGLERARRYGWQDTYVFTKAMGEMMIDKLRGDIPVVVMRPSVIESTFSEPFPGWMEGNRMMDPIVLCYGKGQLTGFLVDPNGVLDVVPADMVVNATLAAMARHGVTQKADINVYQIASSVVNPLVFQDLAKLLYEHYSSSPCIDSKGRPIQVPLMKLFSSTEEFSGHLWRDAIQKRGLTPSKGKKMSQKLENMCRKSVEQAKYLANIYEPYTFYGGRFDNSNIQRLMESMSEEEKKEFGFDVKSIDWKEYITNVHIPGLRRHVMKGRGMSNNQ